A DNA window from Candidatus Protochlamydia naegleriophila contains the following coding sequences:
- a CDS encoding efflux RND transporter permease subunit has product MIENTLRFSLRYPFRILLFTLILAMYGIYAFLRLPIDAVPDITNNQVQINTNLPGLSPSQVEKQLTFVVETALSGIPGLQMTRSLSRNGFSQITAIFDDDVDIYFARQQINERLNEVKENLPEGAEPHMGPVSTGLGEIYMWTVDFKHPNGQGTLNEQGWPGWQPDGSYLTPERYLLQTDIEKASYLRTVQDWIIKPQLKEIRGLAGVDSIGGYVRQYHIEPNIERMLALGLSFNEIIQAIRKNNLSIGPGYIERQGEALLVKSDERLEASGQIETIVVATRDGIPIRIRDIATVGIGKEMRTGSATYNGHEAVVGTALMLIGANSRTIAQSVDDKLEKINKILPSDIEAKPMLNRTKLVNATILTVAKNLGEGALLVIAVLFAFLGYFRAALIAALVIPLSMLMTAIGMVHAKISGNLMSLGAIDFGLIVDGAVIITENCLRHLAQKQHTLGRTLNFQERSQEVMAASKEMIQPTVFGQAIIITVYFPILALSGVEGKMFHPMAMTVIFALISAFILSLTFVPAMIALLVKGHLQEKENVLVSGARQIYQPLLKKALDLPWLAVSTSLAVMLISFLLFTRIGEEFVPTLDEQDLAMHAMRIPSTSLSQSTEMQRTIENALIKTPEVAYVFSKTGTAEMASDPMPPNVSDTFIILKSRNEWPNPSLPKEELIQQIEAIVNNIPGNVYEFTQPIEMRFNELISGVRSDLAVKIYGDDFNLMQRSAEAIAKVLKTIPGAADVKITQTSGLPVLDVKIDREAASRLGINVSDALEVVAIAMGGGKAGQLFEGDRRFDLIVKLPDTLREDLDTLSHLPIPLPANESRNKQAHFPYVPLNEVATLQINEGLNEIRRENGKRFIAVQANVRGRDLGSFVEKAKQEIDQKIKIPQGYWLDWGGQFENLISARNRLLFVIPLCFALIFLLLYAAFNSIRNALLVFTAVPLALTGGVLALWLRDMPFSISAAVGFIALSGIAVLNGLVLITSISQLCREGLKTEEAITKGALIRLRPVLMTALVASLGFIPMALATGTGAEVQKPLATVVIGGLISATLLTLLVLPALYKLFSKPQGSSPS; this is encoded by the coding sequence ATGATTGAAAATACCCTGCGATTTTCCTTGCGTTATCCCTTTCGCATTTTGCTTTTCACTCTTATTCTCGCCATGTATGGCATCTATGCTTTTTTACGCCTTCCCATCGATGCCGTCCCAGATATCACAAACAATCAAGTCCAAATCAATACTAACCTTCCTGGCCTTTCCCCTTCTCAAGTAGAAAAACAATTGACCTTTGTCGTTGAAACCGCCTTATCGGGCATCCCAGGTCTTCAAATGACTCGCTCCCTTTCTAGAAATGGTTTTTCGCAAATCACGGCCATATTTGATGACGACGTAGACATTTATTTTGCCCGTCAGCAAATCAATGAACGTCTCAACGAGGTTAAGGAGAACCTTCCAGAAGGAGCCGAGCCACACATGGGCCCTGTTTCGACTGGACTCGGCGAGATTTATATGTGGACCGTCGATTTCAAGCATCCAAACGGCCAAGGAACGCTTAATGAACAGGGATGGCCTGGATGGCAGCCAGATGGTTCCTATTTAACACCTGAGAGGTATTTGCTCCAAACAGACATCGAAAAAGCCTCCTATCTTCGTACAGTGCAAGATTGGATAATCAAGCCGCAGCTTAAAGAAATACGGGGGCTTGCTGGCGTCGACTCAATCGGAGGCTATGTTCGACAGTACCACATCGAGCCCAATATCGAGCGAATGCTGGCTCTTGGCTTGAGCTTTAATGAAATCATTCAGGCAATCCGTAAAAACAATCTCAGCATCGGGCCCGGCTACATCGAAAGGCAAGGAGAGGCATTACTTGTCAAATCTGATGAGAGATTGGAAGCATCAGGACAGATCGAAACAATTGTCGTAGCCACCCGCGATGGCATTCCCATTCGAATACGCGATATTGCAACAGTTGGCATTGGCAAAGAAATGCGTACGGGAAGTGCCACGTATAATGGTCATGAAGCAGTCGTCGGCACGGCTCTTATGCTGATTGGCGCCAACAGCCGCACCATTGCTCAAAGCGTGGATGATAAACTTGAGAAAATCAACAAGATTTTACCAAGCGACATCGAAGCCAAACCCATGTTAAACCGGACCAAGCTTGTCAATGCAACCATTCTTACCGTTGCCAAAAACTTAGGCGAAGGTGCCCTCTTGGTGATTGCGGTCTTATTTGCATTTCTTGGCTATTTTAGAGCCGCTTTAATCGCAGCTCTTGTCATTCCCCTTTCCATGTTAATGACAGCAATCGGCATGGTGCATGCTAAAATTAGCGGGAACTTGATGAGCCTTGGTGCCATCGACTTTGGCTTAATCGTCGATGGGGCCGTCATCATCACGGAAAATTGCCTGCGCCATCTGGCACAAAAACAGCATACATTAGGGCGCACCCTAAATTTCCAAGAGCGCTCGCAAGAGGTTATGGCGGCAAGCAAAGAGATGATTCAGCCAACAGTATTTGGGCAAGCCATCATCATCACCGTCTACTTTCCAATTCTTGCGCTTTCTGGCGTCGAAGGAAAAATGTTTCATCCAATGGCAATGACGGTTATTTTCGCCTTAATTTCGGCCTTTATCCTCTCTTTGACTTTTGTGCCGGCCATGATCGCACTCTTAGTCAAAGGGCATTTGCAAGAAAAAGAAAATGTACTGGTCAGCGGAGCTAGGCAGATTTATCAGCCTTTGCTCAAAAAAGCCCTGGACCTTCCTTGGTTAGCCGTTTCGACCTCTTTAGCAGTCATGCTCATCTCTTTCCTGCTCTTTACAAGGATTGGAGAGGAATTTGTTCCCACTTTGGATGAACAAGATCTGGCCATGCACGCCATGCGCATACCAAGCACCTCGTTATCCCAGTCAACTGAAATGCAGCGCACCATCGAAAATGCTTTGATTAAGACTCCAGAAGTGGCTTATGTTTTTTCCAAAACGGGTACGGCAGAAATGGCTTCCGATCCGATGCCTCCTAATGTTTCCGATACCTTCATCATTTTAAAGTCTCGCAATGAGTGGCCAAATCCAAGCCTACCTAAAGAAGAACTCATTCAACAGATTGAAGCGATAGTCAATAACATTCCGGGCAATGTTTATGAATTCACACAACCCATTGAGATGCGCTTCAACGAACTCATTTCTGGAGTACGCAGCGATCTAGCTGTCAAAATCTATGGTGATGATTTTAACCTGATGCAGCGCTCCGCAGAGGCTATTGCCAAAGTCTTAAAAACCATTCCAGGTGCAGCGGATGTGAAAATTACTCAAACGAGCGGCTTGCCAGTTTTAGACGTCAAAATTGATCGAGAAGCAGCCAGCCGTTTAGGGATCAACGTTTCTGATGCCTTAGAGGTAGTCGCCATTGCAATGGGAGGAGGAAAAGCTGGCCAACTATTCGAAGGTGACCGCCGCTTCGATTTGATCGTTAAATTGCCAGACACTTTAAGAGAAGATCTCGACACCTTAAGCCATTTGCCCATTCCCTTGCCTGCCAATGAAAGCCGAAATAAGCAAGCCCACTTTCCTTATGTTCCCTTAAACGAAGTAGCTACCCTTCAAATTAACGAAGGGCTTAATGAAATTAGACGGGAAAATGGCAAGCGCTTTATTGCAGTACAGGCCAACGTGAGAGGTAGAGACCTTGGAAGCTTCGTAGAAAAAGCCAAGCAAGAGATCGATCAAAAAATTAAAATTCCCCAAGGCTATTGGCTTGACTGGGGTGGTCAATTTGAAAATCTCATTTCAGCCCGCAACCGCCTACTATTTGTTATCCCTCTATGCTTCGCCTTGATTTTTCTTTTGCTCTATGCCGCCTTTAACTCCATCCGCAATGCATTATTAGTTTTTACAGCCGTGCCATTAGCATTGACTGGCGGAGTCTTAGCCCTTTGGCTGCGCGACATGCCTTTTTCCATATCAGCGGCTGTTGGATTCATCGCTCTCTCGGGCATTGCCGTACTGAACGGACTTGTTTTGATTACTTCTATCTCCCAATTATGCCGGGAAGGATTAAAAACCGAAGAAGCTATTACCAAAGGCGCTTTAATACGCTTGCGTCCCGTTTTAATGACGGCTTTAGTAGCTTCTCTTGGATTCATTCCCATGGCCTTAGCAACGGGAACTGGAGCCGAGGTTCAAAAGCCTTTAGCCACCGTCGTGATTGGCGGATTAATCAGTGCAACGCTATTGACATTGCTCGTGCTGCCTGCTTTATATAAGTTATTCTCAAAACCGCAAGGTTCATCACCTTCTTGA
- the nqrC gene encoding NADH:ubiquinone reductase (Na(+)-transporting) subunit C — MSESNRKPRMSQNQYTLLFMVILSLVCALILSVLASSLRGPQELAKELDRSRQMLMAARIISPSGYFLIQNEKGEYVPAQFVKAGSLEPTDKKITPSNDQVLEVYRKRIQPFLVNDEGKPTTFKEAGIDEEAYITDFRKSGYYREPWKLIYKIFQNPAPGQTHEGQAPVEGYVIPVNGMGLWDAIYGYLAIKTDGNTVIGISWYDQKETPGLGAEIAEAPWQSQFHNKHIFQESADGTTDFQSASLGISVLKGKVNEILGSSPKALSAVDGMAGATLTGNGVTNAYKDVLAAYRPFLLSVQETFAKTKS; from the coding sequence GTGTCAGAGTCTAACCGCAAGCCAAGAATGAGTCAAAATCAGTATACTCTTCTCTTCATGGTCATTTTAAGTCTAGTCTGCGCCCTGATTTTATCGGTGCTGGCAAGCTCATTACGAGGCCCCCAGGAACTCGCAAAAGAGCTCGACCGCAGCAGGCAAATGCTCATGGCTGCCCGCATCATCAGTCCTAGCGGCTATTTTCTTATCCAAAACGAGAAGGGAGAGTATGTGCCGGCACAGTTTGTGAAGGCTGGAAGCTTAGAGCCAACAGACAAAAAAATCACTCCCAGCAACGATCAAGTTTTAGAGGTCTATCGCAAGCGCATCCAACCTTTTTTAGTCAATGACGAAGGCAAGCCGACCACATTTAAAGAAGCTGGAATCGATGAAGAAGCCTACATTACTGATTTTCGCAAATCAGGCTACTATCGCGAACCTTGGAAATTAATCTATAAAATCTTCCAAAATCCCGCGCCCGGCCAAACGCATGAAGGGCAAGCCCCGGTTGAAGGGTATGTCATTCCTGTTAACGGAATGGGGCTTTGGGACGCCATTTACGGTTATTTAGCCATTAAAACAGATGGTAACACCGTTATTGGAATTTCATGGTACGACCAAAAGGAAACGCCAGGCCTTGGAGCCGAAATAGCAGAGGCGCCTTGGCAAAGCCAATTTCATAACAAGCACATCTTCCAAGAAAGTGCTGATGGCACGACTGATTTTCAAAGCGCTTCTTTGGGAATCAGCGTTCTTAAGGGGAAGGTGAATGAAATATTAGGCAGTTCGCCAAAGGCCTTAAGCGCCGTCGATGGAATGGCTGGAGCCACCTTAACCGGCAACGGTGTGACAAATGCATATAAAGATGTATTGGCGGCTTATCGTCCTTTCCTCCTTAGCGTTCAGGAAACATTTGCCAAAACCAAATCTTAG
- a CDS encoding Na(+)-transporting NADH-quinone reductase subunit B, which produces MLRRLLDYQLSLTEKGKVFHKMRPLIEAADTFLYEAPINTKKGPHIRDAVDLKRWMIIVIFALIPCLLAAIWNTGLQNFVYTSGDYKLMNEYLLGANSLQGYFDFAFKDSRFLTIIKNGLVALVPIIIISYAVGGLCEALFAVVRGHEISEGLLVTGILYALILPPTIPYWMAAVGVAVGVILSKEVFGGSGMNIVNPALACRAFLFFTFPGRMSGDVWVGTNSTVTRESLLKMNHDAQTGTLDGYSQATHLARFNVTPEIKRIHVDAIASNDIGANVGTFPAIEKQFQHWNQAGNHQAALTELQPDQLRQFVTSPLNEGGLGLASGNYEDAYHFASLDYGLGHNGDWNFFLGDKLGSMGETSVLACILGAILLIWTGVGSWRTMVGMTLGAFITAFLFEMGARFFGAEGGAWNPAAFTFPAYKHLLLGGLAFGIVFMATDPVSSPSRKLARWIYGALAGIVAIIIRIINPAYPEGVMLAILMANVFAPLIDYYVVHYERNRSLRRVRV; this is translated from the coding sequence ATGCTAAGACGATTGTTGGACTATCAACTCTCTTTGACTGAAAAAGGAAAAGTCTTTCATAAAATGCGTCCCCTCATTGAGGCTGCAGATACCTTTTTATATGAAGCGCCCATCAATACCAAGAAAGGACCGCACATCCGCGACGCGGTTGATTTGAAGCGCTGGATGATCATTGTCATCTTTGCCCTCATTCCCTGCTTATTGGCAGCCATTTGGAATACAGGCCTGCAAAATTTTGTTTACACAAGCGGCGATTACAAGCTCATGAATGAGTACTTGCTCGGAGCAAATTCATTACAGGGCTATTTCGATTTCGCCTTTAAAGACAGCCGCTTTTTAACGATCATCAAAAATGGCTTAGTAGCCCTTGTGCCGATCATCATCATTTCTTATGCGGTAGGCGGCCTTTGCGAAGCACTATTTGCCGTGGTTCGCGGCCATGAAATCTCGGAAGGATTACTGGTCACGGGAATACTCTATGCACTCATTCTTCCTCCTACGATTCCTTATTGGATGGCAGCAGTTGGAGTAGCAGTTGGCGTGATTTTAAGCAAAGAAGTCTTTGGTGGATCCGGAATGAATATTGTCAATCCAGCCTTGGCTTGCCGGGCCTTTCTCTTCTTTACCTTCCCAGGCAGAATGTCTGGCGACGTATGGGTCGGGACCAATTCCACAGTGACACGCGAAAGTTTGCTTAAGATGAACCACGATGCTCAAACAGGAACGTTGGATGGCTATAGCCAAGCCACGCATCTTGCCCGCTTTAATGTGACTCCCGAAATCAAACGCATCCATGTTGACGCTATTGCCTCCAATGATATTGGCGCTAATGTAGGGACCTTTCCGGCCATTGAAAAGCAATTTCAGCACTGGAATCAAGCCGGAAACCATCAAGCAGCATTAACAGAGCTGCAGCCCGATCAGCTAAGGCAATTTGTGACATCGCCATTAAATGAAGGGGGATTGGGCCTAGCTTCTGGTAATTACGAAGATGCTTATCACTTTGCTTCACTGGATTATGGCCTAGGGCACAATGGTGATTGGAATTTCTTCCTAGGAGACAAGCTCGGCAGCATGGGTGAAACATCTGTTCTTGCCTGCATACTCGGAGCCATTCTTCTCATTTGGACAGGAGTCGGCTCTTGGCGCACGATGGTCGGCATGACACTTGGAGCCTTTATCACGGCCTTTCTTTTTGAAATGGGGGCTCGTTTTTTTGGTGCCGAAGGAGGTGCCTGGAATCCAGCCGCCTTTACTTTCCCTGCCTATAAGCACCTTTTACTCGGCGGATTGGCCTTCGGTATCGTCTTTATGGCAACCGATCCCGTTTCATCGCCCTCCCGAAAATTGGCGCGCTGGATTTATGGAGCCTTAGCTGGAATTGTTGCCATCATCATCCGGATCATCAATCCGGCCTATCCAGAAGGCGTCATGCTAGCTATCTTGATGGCCAATGTTTTCGCCCCTTTAATTGATTACTATGTTGTTCATTACGAAAGGAATAGGAGTTTGCGCCGTGTCAGAGTCTAA
- a CDS encoding TolC family protein: MNLTIRANLIAFCILLAIMPMQAQDNLLNSINPTSEKLQDLDLDTAVYRTLTYSLSLRMANNDAQSRHYLVEQARLYPNPSFSYEVENFAGNNNWKSWSNREERYIWSQLFETAGKRTLRTQAASSQYYAALVGYDITKLLLLNRLHRAFIQVMAAQESLNVALDQADIAREMLSIATKKVQAGKLSLIQQNKAEVAHSTALIEVGRATVELKNAKRRLSLIWAEPCPDFAKADFPFFDTARPVTFEQCLAELCNQAEVVQSLYYYLNAKHNWRLEKANRIPDVTLQVGYKANYEENNQGLIAGISVPIPIFNRNQGNIGKAYFEMLKTGDQGRQLWLLLESKLAITYEELIRAFEDAELIKNSSLPSALSAFKLAQMGFIEGKFEYLDVLDAQRTLFEVKERYIRALVNYHTKRADIDYLNSQMD; this comes from the coding sequence ATGAATTTGACGATCCGTGCTAACTTAATTGCATTTTGCATTTTATTAGCCATCATGCCCATGCAAGCCCAAGACAATTTGTTAAACAGCATCAATCCAACCTCCGAGAAATTACAAGACCTAGACTTAGACACAGCAGTTTACCGCACTTTAACCTATTCTCTTAGTCTACGCATGGCAAATAATGATGCCCAATCGCGCCATTATCTAGTCGAGCAAGCCAGGCTCTATCCCAACCCTTCTTTTAGCTATGAAGTCGAAAACTTTGCTGGAAATAACAACTGGAAAAGTTGGAGCAACCGCGAAGAGCGCTATATTTGGTCTCAGCTTTTCGAAACGGCCGGCAAAAGAACACTGCGCACACAAGCTGCCTCCTCCCAGTACTACGCTGCACTCGTTGGGTATGACATCACAAAACTTCTCTTACTCAATCGACTTCATAGAGCCTTTATCCAAGTGATGGCCGCGCAAGAATCTTTAAACGTGGCTCTCGATCAAGCAGATATTGCGCGCGAAATGTTGAGCATTGCGACCAAAAAAGTACAGGCAGGCAAGCTTTCCTTGATTCAGCAGAACAAGGCCGAGGTTGCCCATTCAACCGCACTCATTGAAGTTGGAAGAGCCACAGTAGAACTAAAAAATGCCAAAAGAAGGCTCTCTCTCATATGGGCAGAGCCTTGTCCCGACTTTGCAAAAGCAGACTTTCCCTTTTTTGACACCGCGCGCCCTGTCACATTTGAACAGTGCCTGGCCGAGTTATGCAATCAGGCAGAGGTCGTCCAATCCCTTTATTACTACTTGAATGCCAAACACAATTGGCGCCTTGAAAAGGCTAATCGCATACCCGATGTGACCCTTCAAGTGGGATATAAGGCCAATTATGAAGAGAATAACCAGGGTTTAATTGCAGGCATTTCCGTTCCAATACCCATTTTTAATCGCAACCAGGGAAACATCGGAAAAGCCTACTTTGAAATGCTAAAAACGGGCGATCAAGGGCGGCAGCTGTGGCTTTTGCTAGAATCTAAACTGGCCATCACTTATGAAGAATTGATACGAGCGTTTGAAGATGCCGAGCTGATCAAAAACAGCTCTCTTCCATCGGCCTTAAGCGCCTTTAAATTGGCGCAAATGGGATTCATCGAAGGTAAATTCGAATACTTAGACGTTTTAGACGCCCAACGCACCTTATTCGAAGTCAAAGAAAGATATATTCGAGCCCTTGTTAATTATCATACAAAACGTGCCGATATAGATTATTTAAATAGCCAAATGGATTAA
- the nqrD gene encoding NADH:ubiquinone reductase (Na(+)-transporting) subunit D — MSQSEQPVSTYFTSQLWSGNQVLVAVLGICSALAITNRLSVAITMGLSVSFVTAFSSFFVSLLRKITPDSVRMIAQLAIISVFVIIIDQFLQAYFFNISKVLSVFVGLIITNCIVMGRTEGMAKNVEPIPAFLDGLGAGTGYAIVLFIIAFIRELFGFGQLFGYQVIPKSWYATAANPNGYENLVLMVSPPAAFFLIGGLIYLSKKMQGNA, encoded by the coding sequence ATGAGTCAATCAGAACAACCAGTCTCAACTTACTTTACCTCGCAGCTGTGGTCTGGCAACCAGGTGCTTGTGGCTGTTTTGGGAATTTGCTCGGCATTAGCCATTACAAACCGCTTAAGCGTGGCCATCACGATGGGGCTGTCTGTTTCATTTGTAACAGCCTTCTCATCGTTTTTTGTCTCTTTGCTCAGAAAAATTACTCCGGACAGCGTACGTATGATCGCTCAATTGGCCATCATTTCTGTCTTTGTAATTATCATCGATCAGTTTTTACAGGCCTATTTCTTTAACATTTCCAAAGTGTTAAGCGTTTTCGTTGGATTGATCATCACAAATTGCATTGTGATGGGAAGAACTGAAGGGATGGCAAAAAACGTAGAGCCCATTCCAGCTTTTTTAGATGGGCTTGGAGCGGGAACTGGCTATGCCATTGTTTTATTCATTATCGCCTTCATTAGAGAATTGTTTGGATTCGGCCAGCTGTTTGGCTATCAAGTGATTCCAAAATCTTGGTATGCGACAGCTGCCAATCCGAATGGCTATGAAAACCTTGTTTTGATGGTGAGCCCTCCTGCCGCTTTCTTTTTGATTGGCGGCTTGATTTATCTTTCAAAAAAAATGCAAGGCAATGCTTAG
- a CDS encoding efflux RND transporter periplasmic adaptor subunit codes for MSNEKSLFYGLALLFGTSALFFASFYYIEESGKKAEAEGKEVAMAEEHSHKHDHEDENRLILTNDQIRQLGLAYRIAGPGELLLTLPARGKIILHPDLLAHIIPKVSGIAHEATKNIGNEVQRGGVMAILESRDMADVKAVFLAALSKNRLANSTLQREERLYREKVSAGQDYLNAKNSFEESLINLQLAKQNLKAFGLGDHEIDQLAQQKDPDLRLYTIRSPLNGTVIMRHITRGEYIENTSVIYEVADLSHVWVEIGIYPKDLFRVKPGQMVEIATSVENKRAQARLIYVSPIVADETIAAKAVAELDNSQGLWRPGIFVKATIATDKTLLPLVISKSAVQSSEGKDFVFIVIPDGFEKRFVKLGLSDQESVEVLSGISPGEKYVANKTFLLKAELGKSSAEHEH; via the coding sequence ATGTCTAACGAAAAATCCCTATTTTATGGACTGGCTCTTCTCTTTGGCACCTCAGCTCTTTTTTTTGCCAGCTTTTACTACATAGAAGAGAGCGGAAAAAAGGCTGAGGCTGAAGGCAAAGAAGTGGCTATGGCCGAAGAACATAGCCATAAACACGATCATGAAGATGAAAATAGACTCATACTGACCAACGATCAAATTCGTCAACTTGGACTGGCCTATCGCATTGCAGGGCCAGGAGAGCTCTTGCTGACCCTGCCTGCGCGCGGAAAAATTATTCTTCACCCCGATCTTTTAGCTCATATTATTCCCAAAGTATCTGGCATAGCCCACGAGGCAACCAAAAATATTGGCAATGAGGTTCAAAGAGGAGGCGTCATGGCCATTTTGGAAAGCCGGGATATGGCCGATGTCAAAGCCGTCTTTTTGGCAGCCTTGAGTAAAAACAGATTGGCTAATTCGACGCTCCAAAGAGAAGAGCGGCTTTATCGCGAAAAGGTCTCCGCTGGGCAAGATTATCTCAACGCCAAAAACAGCTTTGAAGAGTCTCTCATTAATCTACAGCTGGCAAAACAAAATCTCAAAGCTTTTGGCTTAGGTGACCATGAAATCGATCAACTTGCCCAGCAAAAAGATCCAGATCTTCGGCTCTACACCATTCGCTCTCCCCTCAATGGAACTGTCATCATGCGCCATATTACACGCGGAGAATACATCGAAAATACATCCGTGATTTATGAAGTCGCCGATTTAAGCCACGTGTGGGTCGAAATTGGCATTTATCCCAAAGATCTTTTCAGGGTGAAGCCCGGACAAATGGTTGAAATCGCAACTTCGGTCGAAAATAAGCGAGCACAAGCTAGGCTGATCTACGTCAGCCCGATCGTTGCCGATGAGACGATTGCTGCCAAGGCTGTTGCCGAATTAGATAATTCACAAGGCCTTTGGCGGCCTGGTATTTTCGTTAAAGCAACGATTGCTACTGATAAAACATTACTTCCCTTGGTTATCTCGAAAAGCGCAGTCCAGAGCAGTGAAGGCAAGGATTTTGTCTTTATCGTTATCCCCGATGGATTTGAAAAGCGTTTTGTTAAGCTCGGCCTGAGTGACCAGGAGAGCGTCGAAGTCCTTTCCGGCATAAGTCCTGGGGAGAAATATGTGGCCAATAAAACCTTTTTGCTAAAGGCCGAGCTTGGCAAAAGCAGCGCAGAACACGAGCATTAA
- the nqrE gene encoding NADH:ubiquinone reductase (Na(+)-transporting) subunit E → MLMGAYSALNLFGLLIQAIFIENFLLVNFLGMCTYLACSNKLKTANGLGIAVVFVLTVSGILNWFVHRFVTGPGALSWLNTFGIDGSKVNLGFLEFLLFISVIAGFTQILEIMIEKLSPALYMTLGLYLPLIAVNCAIMGACLFAVTREYPFVPNMVYVFGSGLGWWLAIALIAAIREKIAVSNVVPDLKGMGITFIMSGLMSMAFMGFTGIKLADPSLPATGPEQPFPLNDTAMVSEFQLKGIVVDTP, encoded by the coding sequence ATGTTGATGGGAGCCTACAGCGCATTAAATCTTTTTGGTTTGCTGATCCAAGCGATTTTCATTGAAAATTTTTTGCTAGTCAACTTTTTAGGAATGTGTACCTACCTAGCCTGTTCCAATAAGTTGAAAACGGCTAATGGCCTCGGTATTGCCGTCGTCTTTGTCTTGACTGTTTCAGGCATCTTGAATTGGTTCGTGCACCGCTTTGTTACAGGACCTGGAGCCTTGTCGTGGTTAAATACATTCGGCATTGATGGATCAAAAGTGAATCTAGGCTTCCTAGAGTTTCTGCTCTTCATTTCAGTCATTGCAGGTTTTACTCAAATTCTCGAAATCATGATCGAAAAGCTCTCCCCTGCTCTTTACATGACGCTTGGGCTCTATCTTCCCCTCATCGCCGTTAACTGCGCCATCATGGGAGCCTGTCTATTTGCTGTCACTCGTGAATATCCATTCGTTCCCAACATGGTTTACGTTTTTGGATCTGGCTTAGGCTGGTGGCTAGCCATTGCGCTCATTGCTGCCATTCGAGAAAAAATTGCCGTTTCGAATGTTGTGCCTGATTTAAAAGGAATGGGCATTACCTTCATCATGTCGGGTTTGATGTCGATGGCTTTTATGGGTTTCACAGGTATTAAGCTTGCTGACCCTTCCCTTCCGGCAACTGGTCCGGAGCAACCTTTTCCACTCAATGACACGGCCATGGTTAGCGAGTTTCAACTAAAAGGAATAGTGGTCGACACCCCTTGA